The following is a genomic window from Candidatus Vondammii sp. HM_W22.
TGCCATCGGCTACAATATCCTGTTTGGCCTCACCGGTTACCTCTCGTTTGGCCATGCCGTGTTCCTCGGGGTCGGCTCCTATGCCGCAGTCTGGTCGTTCAAACTGCTCACCATGAACGTCTTGCCGGCGATCATGTTTAGTGTTGTGGTAGCGGGACTGTTCGCAGTAGTTATCGGCTTCCTCAGCCTACGCCGGTCAGGCATCTACTTCTCGATCCTGACACTTGCATTTGCCCAGATGTCCTACAATCTCGCCTACTCGGTTCTAACGCCGATTACCAACGGCGAAACCGGACTCCAACTGGCCAAAGGCGACATCCGTATTATCGACTCGGTGTTCGTCGAGGCAGGAGAAGGGCTTCCTTCAACCAACTTCTTCGGCATGGAAATGAGCGGTTATCCCGGTTTCTATTTCTGCGCCGTGATGCTGATTATCGGATTCTTCATCTCATTGCGGATTTTCCGATCACCCTTTGGGCTGAAACTGAGGGCCATCAAATCCAACCAGAATCGCATGCGCTACACCGGCTTCAATACCAAACCCTACTTGCTGACAGCATTTGTCATCTCTGGCATGTATGCCGGCATGGCAGGAGCACTGTTGGCGGTAACCGATCCTCTGGCAGGCGCTGAGTGCATGCAGTGGACCGCCTCGGGCGAAGTGGTATTGATGACCATTCTCGGTGGCGTCGGCACCCTGGTAGGACCGCTGCTGGGCGTAGGCATCATTAAAGTACTTCGAGAATATTTTCTCCGCGCTCAATACAGAGGCCCTGCACCAGACGTTCTCTTTCCTCCCGGATTGGCTGGAGAACATTGTTGTCGCTATCGCCGGTAATTTTGTTGGGGATGGCTGGCATCTGACCCTTGGCGCACTCTTTATGGTAATCGTGATCTTCCTTCCTGGTAGCGTTCTGGAAGGTTTCCAAAAAATTGCATCAGCCGTTCAAAATCTCTCCAAACGGTCAGAAGCTGAGACCACTCAGCAGTCAGAGAAGGAGTGTGCTGATGGATAATATCGTTTTAAGTATTAGAAACGTGAACAAGACCTTCGGCGGTCTGCATGCCCTTGGCGACATCAATCTGGATATTGAAGAGGGTAAGATCCATGCCATCATCGGCCCCAACGGCGCCGGTAAATCCACCCTTCTAAATGTCTGTATTGGTCGACTGGTGCCCGATAGCGGCACGGTTGAGTTTGATGGCAAAAACATGATCGGTCTGAAGCCTCATGAAATTAACCATGCAGGCATGGTGCGCATCTTCCAAACGCCGGAGATCTTCCCTGATCTCTCGATTTTGCAGAACCTTGATGATACCTGCCTTCTCCAAACGCGATGGCGTATTCAAATTCAACGCATTCACCAGCATGGCAGCCCACAGCAATATTGAAGAACATGCGGCACATGTGCTGGAAGATATGGGCTTGGGATCCCAAATACACAATCATGCAGGCAGCATGTCACGCGGCGACAAGCGACGCCTGGAACTGGCCATGGGACTGGTCCAGCATCCACGCCTGCTGTTGTTGGATGAGCCCACGGCCGGCATGGCACGACACGACACCAACCGCACCATTGATCTGCTGAAACGGATTAAAGAGCGCGGCGTGACCAAAATCATCATTGAGCACGATATGCACGTGGTGTTCAGCCTAGCCGATACAATCAGCGTCCTCGCCCAGGGCCGTATCATTGCCCAAGGCACGCCAGATGAGATTCGTGGTAACCCCAAGGTACAGGAAGCCTATCTGGGCGGAGCAGAGCTATGAGTGAATACAACAGAACACACGCCGTATCCCCTGTCACCAGCACCGGCTCTGATCTGGCGTTTTTCTCCTGCTGGGATGTCCACTCCTACTATGGTGAAAGCTATATCGTCCAGGGTGTCAGTTTTGATATACGCGAGGGTGAAGTGGTTGCCCTGCTGGGCCGTAACGGCGCAGGCAAGGCATCCACACTGCGCTCTATTGCGCGGGTAGACTCACCACAGGTAACCCACGGTGAGATTTGGTGGACCATCAGCCACTGCACAAAATGTGCCTCACATGAAGCAGCCCAGATCGGTGTCGGCCTAGTACCGGAGGATCGCCGTATCATTGCCGGAATGACAGTGGAAGAGAATCTGATCCTGGCGCAAATAGCGCCACCCATCGGCTGGACCATCGAACGTATCTACGAGCACTTTCCCCGCTTGGCTGAGCGCCGCAACCAGGAGGCGATCACGCTTTCCGGTGGCGAACAGCAGATGCTGGCGGTCGCCCGCACCCTTGCCCGTGATCTCAAACTATTGCTGCTGGACGAACCTTATGAAGGGTTAGCGCCGGTCATCGTCCATGAGATAGAACGCATCGTTGATAACATCAAAAAACTGGGTATTACAACCATCATTGTCGAGCAGAATGCGGTAGCAGCGCTACGCCTTGCGGACCGGGCCATTATCCTCGATATGGGGCAGGTGGTATTTGATGGACTGGCTCAGGAGGTATTGGATAACGCCGACCTCCGACAGCAGTATCTGGCAATCTAACGATCTGATGGGACCTATCAGGAACACAGAGAAGGCCTTTTTAAAAACTCACTGCGTCCTTCTTATTATTATTTCCGGACGGACACTAACCCAGTACCCATCCGGGTATGTTTAACATAGCGCATCTTTACCCACATGTTCTGCAACAGTTGCAACTATCCGATCAGAGACCATGACGCGCTCTTCTGCCCCGAGTGTGGTAAGCGTCTGGATAAAGAGAACGGCTGCGCCGTCTGTGGTAAACCCTACGAACCGAATGCCAAATTTTGCGGGCGCTGCGGCACACCGGTAGGCGGTAACATTGCCCGTTGCTGGTCGCCGCTTTATTGCAAGGAGTCGGGTAGCGCAACGCTGCCGGGAAATTACCACTTCCGATACAAAGCCTGCAACGGCATTTTTCTCGAAGCCTACCGCTTTACCGATCAGCCTGTCTACATCCATTGTGCGGGAAAATAGACAGCGGAAAAAAACATCACCTGCAGAAAAAACCACGGGCGAAAGCCAGCTGAAAACCATGGTCAAAGAGGAGCTGGAGCGCCGTATTTCCGACGCCGGAACCAAGGGTGGAGCCGTATTCCGCAGCCAACAACTCTCCCTGGAAATTGCTGAGGAGAATTGGGCCTTGATTCATGGAGGGGAGTATCTCATGGGCTCCCCGGCAGGAGAGAAGGAGCGATTCGACTTCGAGCGCCAACACCCGGTGCAGATCAATACTTTCGAGATGTTAAAAAAACCTGTTACCTTCGCCATGTACGATGCTTATTGCGAGATTCGTGATTTAACCAAGCCCAATGATGAAGGTTGGGGGCGCGAAACCAGACCGGTCATCAATGTGGATTACTGGAGCGCCATACAGTATTGCATCTGGCTGAAAAAACAGACCGGCTGGCAGGTCCGCCTGCCGACGGAGGCGGAGTGGGAATATGCCTGCCGTGCCGGCACCACCACACCTTTCTGGAATGGTGAAACAATCACCACTGAGCAGACAAATTTCGACGGTAGCTATGCCTCCTTTTATCGCGGCGGAGAGAAAGGTGTAAGGCGTGTCACGACCACCCCGGCGGGCCAGTTCCCCGCCAACCCATGGGGGCTGTGTGACATGCATGGCAATGTATGGGAGTGGTGTTCTTCTGAGTACGACGACAACTACAGCGGGATGGAATTACTCAGCGCCTGCCATCATCCTGAGAATCCAAATCCCAGAGTTGTCCGTGGAGGCTCCTGGCATAATGTGCCAAGTGTGCTGCGCTCTGCCTCCCGGAATAAACTCTCTCCAAAACTCCACTACCTGAAAGTTGGCTTCCGGCTGGTTCGTGAGATTAAATAAGCGGCTGTCCTAGTTAATCAGTTAAATTTTTATTTAACCCATTGATTTAGTTATTTTAACTGATCTTTTTAGACCACTATTGTTAAATCGCCATTCACACTCCTTCAAAAAGAGATAAAAACGGTCTTTTGATGCACCGTTAAACTTACGCATATGGCTCTTTCCCTAATCGAGAGGGTAAGTATCACCCAACCACTCCATCAGGATAAAGATTCAGCCCTCCAAGGTGGAGGTAGATTGCATTGGCAAATCGCTCCTTGTTGCGGAAACCTCTGCTACGCACCTTGATCATCTTGATTCGGCTATTGAGGCCTTCTGCCGAACCATTACTTACTTCCAAAACAACAGCGTTCAATATTTCCCACAGATGATCCTTGATTGTTCCCGCCACTTTCTTGATTGGCTCCAGGCCACTGCGCATTGCCCATGGCAACCACCGCTCCCGGCCTTTCCTTGCTCATGTCTTGAGAGTGACATGGCAAACTCTTTGATCGCCCAGGCACGGGCAATCCTCAGCGTGCTATCACGTAGCGCCTTAACCGCAATTTCTGTCGGCGTGTCATGTTCTCCGGGTTGCAGGGCTAGTCATACTGGCTGCCTTTAGGGCCCTCATAGCCATCAGCGCTTTGTGCTCTTGGCAGCGTGTACCTTGTCTACTGCTTCACCGAGATACTTGGCGACATGGAGTTTATCAAAGGCAATCTTCTCTTCAGCCCTAGGCAGGCTTTTCAGTGTGGCATTGATAAAGGCTGGCCACATATCCATGGAGACACTCTCTATCGCTTCTCGCTGCTCCTCTGTCAGACTTTCGTACCATGTGCTTTAAGCGTTGCCTTTTTGCGGTCACTGCCCACGTGTGGCACTGTACCTGCATCCTGGCCTGGTAAGACTGTTGCATAATCATGGCGTTTCTTGAAGACCGTCTCATCAACACCTATCTGATCTCTGTTCTACGTGCCAGTCCTCGCTTAACCTCTCGCTGCATAATTCCATCAATGGCATTCTAACTCAGCCCCATCAATCGGGAGACTACCGAGATCGATACCTCTTTCAACCAGTCGATCACCAGTGCCTCAAACATTGCAGTAAATCCAGAGCCCGGTTCCGCCCAGGAAACTGGCACGGTGACCATCCCATGTTCTTCACACTTCACTCTGGGCGCATCTGCTACCAAAATAGTTTTGTACTGGCAGGTGTCCAGGTGCCGCCAGCGGCGCTTCCGTGAGTCATAGTCCGGTGACAGAGGTTAAACAACACTGCTTGGCACCTACCTCCTGCCCAACGTGTACCGTTACCTTTCCCTCTGACAGAGCCAACTCTAACCTGCCAAGGGACTCTTGATACCCAGGATTTGGACGTGACGTATAGATCTTTATCTCTCATAGGGGGGCACGTTGATTTACCCACTCAATTAGGGGAAGAACCGATTTTAGAAGACATTACTCGCAAGGACTATATAGCGTTGCTAGATGCTGTCGTAAATCGAGGAGCGAAAATTGTTGCTCTCAAAGGTCAAGCAGTTGTTAGCGCAGTAGCTTCGCCGTACAGCGTAGCCATATTAAATCAAACCCCATTCTGGGCTTAGGTAAAGTGCGCTAGGCACTAAAGAAATACCCCGGTCAAGAGTGTGCTTAACCCGGCTAAGATAACTACACTGCTCAAAGGGCTGGATGATTGGTCAGCCCACGACACTATCAAGTTGGCTATTCGCTTCATTCTAGCATCCGGGCAACGTGTGGCAACGGGTATGACGTGGAAAAATGTAGACCTGATAAGGGAACCTCTAAAAACCCGACAAAGGCCAATAGTCTCTGGCAAATCCGGAGAGCCCAGTATTTTCACGCTCATTTTTCTGGCAACATCAATATCCATGGCTTGCTTTATCCGGCCAGCTACACCAATCGATGCATGTTGCACACCAAATTTATCATACCAATCTTCCCGCCGGCTTGGCTTGCCCGATGCTACGCACCAGTCGATTGGCCTGCTGGGCAAACACGTGCTCAACTCGAGCCCGAACTCTTGATCGTTTTCGGTTTGCCTCTTGCTCCCGTTCATTCAAAGGGCGTTTGCCTGTCGGCTTGCGATGAATCTGACTGCGGCAAGCAAAATCGGCCCAGACGCTGCCATTACTGTTGTTCTCATCCCGCAGTTCCTCGAAGACCCGGCTATCTCGTCAACTTCTGCTGATGTGATGACGTACTTGCGAATGACCTTGTGCTTCCGGTCTATGCTGATGTGGTTTTTGTACCCATAGTGGGTTTTGCCATGCTTCATGGTTCCAGTGGGCTTCAACATTCTTCTGGCGGCGTTTGTTATCACTCCATATCTCAGTGCTATCCCCGGCTTTGATCTGCCTATTTTCTTCTCGCGTATTATGTTGCCTGGGTACTGGAACGATAGCGGAATCTACAATCTGTCCCTTGCTAACACTGAAGCCTGCTGCATCAATCTGGATCAACAGCTCTGAAAAGAGTTTGTCAACAAGGCCCGGTTCTTTCAGGCGTTCACGATATACCCAAACTATTTTAGCATCGGGTATCTTACCTTCCGAGCTCAGCCCAAGAAAATGACCTCCTCTCTGAAAACCGTACCGATCTAAATTAGAGAATTCTGGCAAATCCGTTAAGCTGAAAGCAGGAGGACGAAAATCGTCTCCTATAAAGCAGATGCTTCAGGATGTCGTGTGCGAAAAAAGCGCTGAAGACGGCCAGGTGTCGACGTTTAATTACTTTTCTCCAGGGCAGTTACCGGGTTAGTGACCGCCGGGCCTGTGCAGTCATTCAGATGGGCCGCAGCAATTATAGCTACAAAAGCAGGAAGCATGATGATCCGGCTTTACGATTCCGGATATGTGAAATTGCCAAATACCATGTTCGTTATGGCTATCAACGCATTCATACTCTATTGCAGCGTGAAGGCTGACGGGTAAATCATAAGCGTGTGTTGCGCATCTATCGTGAGGAGGGCCTGAATCTAAGGCGCAAACGACCAAGGCGTCGAGTTGCCGCCGCACACCGGATGGACAGGCCGGAGCTCTCTCATATTGATCAGTGCTGGAGTATGGATCTTTTCGCCGATCAACTGTTCAACGGGCGACGAATCAGAGCGTTAACTGTAGTCGATAATTTGGCCGAGACTGAAGAAGATCTCAACGAGTTTCGGCAAATGCTGACCAGGATCACGTTCGAGGCAGCACTCAATGCTGAACTGGCTGATCATCTTGGCTTTGCCAAGCATCAACAATCCGAAGCGAGTAATAGCCGCAACGGCACTACCAGCAAGACCTTGCAAACGAAAGATGGCCAGTTTGAACTGGATACCCCGCGAGATAGAGCGGGCAGCTTTATTCAAGGAGATGTATGGGGCCGATGTCTCTGCCACACTCATATCCAAAGTCACTGATGCAGTTATCGAACAGGTTGTTGAATGGCAATCTCGCCCCCTGGATGCGATTTATCCTATTGTTTATCTGGACTGCATTGTCGTTAAAATCCGGCAAGACAAGAAAGTGATCAACAAAGCGATTTACCTCGCTCTGGGCGTTAACCTGGAAGGCCACAAGGAATTATTAGGGATGTAGCTATCGGAGAATGAGGGGGCCAAATTCTAGCTGAACGTATTGACAGAGCTTCAAAGCCGCGGTGTGAAGGATATTTTGATTGCCTGTGTCGAAGGCTTAAAAGGCTTTCCTGATGCCATCAACACGGCCTTTCCGGATACCCAGATCCAGCTCTGTATCGTGCATATGGTACGGAACTCGATGAAGTAGGTGCCTTGGAAAGACTACAAGCCTGTCACGGCTGATTTGAAAAAGATTTACCAGTCCATCACCGAGGAAGAAGCCTTATTGGCGCTGGATAAATTCTCTGACCGATGGGACAACAAGTACCCCAGGATCAGCCGCTCCTGGCGTGCCCATTGGGAGAACCTGAACACGCTGTTCAACTACCCGGAGGACATACGAAAGGTGATCTACACAACCAACGCCATTGAGTCACTGAACAGTGTCATTCGCAAAGTGGTCAAAAAAACGGAAATTATTTCCAACCGATGACTCGGCAAAGAAGGTAATCTATCTGGTAATCCAGGCCGCATCGAAAAAATGGACAATGCCGATCCGTCATTGGAAACCAGCACTGAATAGATTTATGATTGAGTTCGAAGAACGCTTAGCGGAATATATTTAACCCGGGCAGTTACACAGAAAACTTTACAGGCTCGCAAAAAAAGATTGAAAGCTGGCGCCATGATTACAATACATTTCGACCTCATACATCACTGGGAAACTTCACGCCGGATGAATTCCGGGAGAAGCACTCTAAGGCCGGAATTTTATAAGAATGCCCTGTACAGTTTTTGGTAGGGGCTCACCCCCTGGCAATAGGGCACCAATGAAAATACCAGTGGACTGCTACGTCATTACTTTCCTAAAGAAATCAATTGGCAAAAGGTCACTGATCTAATGCTTGCAACGGTGGTGGAAAAGTTCAACAACCGACCTCTCAAATGCCTCAATTATCAGACACTCAACGGAGTCTTTCTGAAGAGCACAGGTGATACACTTGCAACTTGAATCCCCCATTCTGGGGCACCGAAATCAGCTCCGCATCAAAAATCTGGCGATGCTATTTTGCCAAATAGAAACTAATGAAGCGCTGGAGCCGTCTGATGGAGTGTAAGGTCAGGATCGAAGCAGCTCCTCATAAAGCTCCACATAATGGGCCGCGCTGGCGTTCCAACTGAAATCGCAAGCCATACCATTGCGCTGGATTTTGTGCCATTTGTCCAGATCGGCATAAAACGCTTGTGCCCGCCGGATAGCATGCAACAAGGCGCCGGCATCAGCATGCTCAAAGACAAAACCTGTTGCGTCAGACTGCATATTCTCCAGACTCCCCGCATCCACAACTGAATCGGCCAGCCCACCAGTATGGCGTACGATTGGCGGCGTGCCATAGGCCATACTGTACATCTGATTCAGACCGCATGGCTCGTAGCGTGAGGGCATGATAAAGGCATCTATACCGGCTTCCATGCGGTGAGCCAATCTTTCGTTATAGCCAATATAGGTGGCGAACTGGCCAAGATGTTTGTGTGCAAACTCACTGAAGCGCCCTTCGAGTACCGGATCACCCGAGCCAAGAAGACATATCTGCACACCGTCATTGAGCAGTTCAGGCACGATATCGGCAAACAGATCCAGCCCTTTCTGGTCTGCTAGGCGGCTGATCACCCCCAGCAGCATCACATCCGGGTGTTGCGCCAGCCCTAACTCCTGCTGCAGCGCACGCTTGTTTTCAACCCCGTTACTGAGTGTTCTGGCGGTGTAGTTTTTAACCAGATGGGCGTCGGCACGGGGGTCCCAGTCAGCGGTATCTATACCATTTAATATACCTTCAAGCCGGTCGAATCGGTGCTGTAGCAGCCCTTCGAGGCCGCAACCGAAGAACGGGTCCTGAATCTCCCGAGCATAGGTTGGACTCACCGTGGTGATACTGTCGGCAAATCGCAATCCGGCCTTCAGAAAAGAGAGTTGATCATGAAATTCCACCCCTTCGATCTCCCGGACCGCCTCCGGTGGCAACCAGAGAGAATCCACCAGCTTGATGTCGAAGACGCCCTGGTAGGCCAGGTTGTGAATGGTAATGACCGTGCGAGCTCGCGGCGTTGCCGAGTAGTGCAGGTAGGCAGGCGCCAGCCCGGTCTGCCAGTCATTGCAGTGCAGAATATCCGGTTGCCAATCCAGCGGGCTGGCCTGTTCTGACAGCAGATTTGCCACATAGGAGAGGGTGCCAAAACGCAGGGCATTATCCGCCCATTCATGACCTGCGGCACCCTGATAAGGACCGCCATCTCTATGGTACAAACCGGCGTGATCGACGACATAGACAGGAAAACCCTGGCCGGGCATCTTCCCCTCAAGCAGTCGTACAGCACCGCCTGGGGTATAGAGCAGGTCGACCTTCAGTGCATTTTCTAGCTCCATCTGCTCCAGCACCCGGGTGTAGCCGGGAATCAGGATACGGACATCCAGGTCCAGCCCGTTCAGTGCGGCAGGCAAGGCTCCGCTCACATCAGCCAAGCCACCGGTCTTGATCAGGGGGTGAGTCTCGGAAGTCGCAAAGAGTACTTTGAGCTTTTTAGCCACTACCCCTTCTCCGGCATCAGGATCAGCAACGAGAGTGGCGGCAAGGTAAGGGCCACAGAACACGGGCGCCCCATACACGCCTCGTTATCCACCGGCACGAGATCCACATTACCGGCATTGCTGCCATCGTAGCGCGCCGAGTCACTGTTCAGCACCTCTCTGTAAGCGCTGGCCTCGGGTACACCAATCCGGTAATCATATCTCGGCACCGGGGTAAAGTTGGCCACAACAACCAACTGCTGATCGCCGCTTTTACGCAGAAAGCTGATCACCGACTGTTGCGCATCATTGCAATCAATCCACTCAAACCCTTCGTTGTAAAAGTCCAGCTCATGGAGCGCCGGCAGCTCTTTGTAGAGCCGGTTCAGATCAGCTATGAGTTGCAGCATCCCCTTGTGATTCGCATACTCCAGCACATACCAGTCCAGCTCTTTTTCACAGTTCCACTCGGTTCCCTGGGCAAATTCAGACCCCATAAAGAGCAATTTTTTACCCGGGTAGGCCCACATATAGGCGTAAAGCAGACGCAGGTTTGCGAAGCGCTGCCACTCATCGCCCGGCATTTTCCGCACCATGGAACCCTTTCCATGAACCACCTCATCATGGGAGAAGGGGAGCACAAAGTTCTCGGTGTAGTTGTAGAGCATGCCGAAGGTGAGGATGCCATGGTGGTGCTGGCGATGGATCGGCTCATTGCTGATATATTCCAGGGTGTCGTGCATCCACCCCATGTTCCATTTCATGCTGAATCCCAGCCCGCCAACCTCAACCGGACGGGTGACACCGGGCCAGGTGGTGGACTCTTCGGCGATAATTAAAGTACCGGGATACTCACCATGGGTAATCTTGTTGAGCTGTTGCAGGAAAGCAATCGCTTCCAGATTTTCATTACCCCCATGGATATTGGGAATCCAGTCGTGGGGTTCCCGGGAATAATCCAGATAAAGCATGGAGGCGACGGCATCAACCCGCAGGCCGTCGATATGAAACTCATCCAGCCAGTAAACAGCGCTGCCGATGAGGAAGTTTCTCACCTCGTTCCGGCCATAATTGAAAATCAGCGTTCCCCAATCCGGGTGAACGCCGAGTCTTGGGTCTTCATGCTCGTAGAGAGGGACACCGTCAAACTCCGCCAGGGCAAATGCGTCACGGGGAAAGTGCCCCGGTGCCCAATCCAGAATCACCCCAATGCCCTGCTGGTGGCAGTGATCAACAAAATAGCGGAACTCATCCGCCAGGCCAAAGCGCCGGGATGGGGCAAAATAGCCGGTGGTCTGATAGCCCCAGGAGATATCCAGAGGATGCTCCATCACGGGCAATAACTCGATATGGGTAAAACCCTGCTGCTTCACGTAGTCGACCAGCTGTTCTGCCAACTCCCGGTAACTCAGGAAGCCACCCTCTCGCTCTTCGTTGCGCCGCCATGAGCTGAGATGGACCTCATACACAGAGAGCGGCGCTTTCAGCCAGTCGGCTTCGCTTCGCTGCTTCAGCCAGGGGTCATCACCCCAGGCATAGGCGGTGGAAACAGGCACCTGGGAGGCTGTTTTTGGCCGCATCTCACTCTGTTGGGCATAGGGGTCACTCTTCTGCAGAATCGTGCCATGCCCCCGATTGCGTATCTCATATTTGTAGATGTCACCGCTGGCGAAGCCGGGGATAAACAGCTCCCAGACACCGCCGCCGCCACGAGTCCGCATCGGGTGCCGCCGACCATCCCACTGGTTGAAATCACCAATGACGCTGACACGCTCCGCATTGGGAGCCCAGACAGCGAACAGAACACCCTCTATCCCCTCAACCGTATCGGGATGCGCCCCCATAAAGCGATAGACATGGTGATGGTTTCCCTCGCCAAACAGATACAGATCTAGATCTCCCAACTGGGGCGGAAAACAGTAGGGATCATACGTTGTGTGCTGAGCACCACCGGGATAGGTGGCGGTTATCTGATAGCGCTCTGGCATCACATCTGAAGCACCCTGCCAGACAAAAAAGTCGCTCTCTTCGATACGCTTCAGCTCGTCTCCTGTTTCAACAATCACCGCCTTGGTGGCACCCGGGAGAAATAGTGTCACCTTCTCCTGTTCACCATGAAGGTGTCTGCCAAGAACTTGAAAAGGGTCGTGATGCCGGGCTTCGGCAATCCGAATCAGGTCAGGAGACAACGCATTGGTATTTATCATTTTTAGCCCCATTCCTGCTGCACGGAAGCAACTTGGTCGTGCATCAAGGGTAGTTCAATAAGAACTGTCATTATTGTCCAGTACTCTACCAGGATCACTTTGAAAGAGTACCAGTATGAACCGGGTAGATAGCCGTTCAGCTGATCATCCTGAATATTACCACGAAGGGCCCAAAGAGATGAGATGAGTATATGAATTTCCTTATAAACCAAAAAATATACCCGCCCTGTATCCCCATTATGGCTGGCATAAAGGGCTACTTTAACAAATCAGGGCCGCAATCGTGTAAGATCTATCGTTAAATCATCAAGAAAAATCGGGGCGTAGGTATGAAACTGACGGAGACAACCGCCTGGATCAAGCTCAAAGAACAGAGCCAAGCCGTCAATAATATCCATATGCGGGATCTGTTTGATCAGGACCCTGGACGCTTCGACCGGTTCTCCATTGAGCTGGATGAACTCCTCCTCGACTATTCGAAAAACCGCATCGACGATACCATTTTGCAGCAACTGATTGAGCTGGCCAGAGAGCAGGATTTACCCTCCTGGATCGAGAAGATGTACCGCGGCCAGC
Proteins encoded in this region:
- a CDS encoding ABC transporter ATP-binding protein, with amino-acid sequence MSEYNRTHAVSPVTSTGSDLAFFSCWDVHSYYGESYIVQGVSFDIREGEVVALLGRNGAGKASTLRSIARVDSPQVTHGEIWWTISHCTKCASHEAAQIGVGLVPEDRRIIAGMTVEENLILAQIAPPIGWTIERIYEHFPRLAERRNQEAITLSGGEQQMLAVARTLARDLKLLLLDEPYEGLAPVIVHEIERIVDNIKKLGITTIIVEQNAVAALRLADRAIILDMGQVVFDGLAQEVLDNADLRQQYLAI
- a CDS encoding formylglycine-generating enzyme family protein, with the protein product MPVAGRRFIARSRVAQRCREITTSDTKPATAFFSKPTALPISLSTSIVRENRQRKKTSPAEKTTGESQLKTMVKEELERRISDAGTKGGAVFRSQQLSLEIAEENWALIHGGEYLMGSPAGEKERFDFERQHPVQINTFEMLKKPVTFAMYDAYCEIRDLTKPNDEGWGRETRPVINVDYWSAIQYCIWLKKQTGWQVRLPTEAEWEYACRAGTTTPFWNGETITTEQTNFDGSYASFYRGGEKGVRRVTTTPAGQFPANPWGLCDMHGNVWEWCSSEYDDNYSGMELLSACHHPENPNPRVVRGGSWHNVPSVLRSASRNKLSPKLHYLKVGFRLVREIK
- a CDS encoding transposase, which gives rise to MPWAMRSGLEPIKKVAGTIKDHLWEILNAVVLEVSNGSAEGLNSRIKMIKVRSRGFRNKERFANAIYLHLGGLNLYPDGVVG
- a CDS encoding transposase, with translation MDMWPAFINATLKSLPRAEEKIAFDKLHVAKYLGEAVDKVHAAKSTKR
- a CDS encoding transposase family protein, whose product is MKCEEHGMVTVPVSWAEPGSGFTAMFEALVIDWLKEVSISVVSRLMGLS
- a CDS encoding integrase core domain-containing protein → MESWRHDYNTFRPHTSLGNFTPDEFREKHSKAGIL
- the glgA gene encoding glycogen synthase GlgA, encoding MAKKLKVLFATSETHPLIKTGGLADVSGALPAALNGLDLDVRILIPGYTRVLEQMELENALKVDLLYTPGGAVRLLEGKMPGQGFPVYVVDHAGLYHRDGGPYQGAAGHEWADNALRFGTLSYVANLLSEQASPLDWQPDILHCNDWQTGLAPAYLHYSATPRARTVITIHNLAYQGVFDIKLVDSLWLPPEAVREIEGVEFHDQLSFLKAGLRFADSITTVSPTYAREIQDPFFGCGLEGLLQHRFDRLEGILNGIDTADWDPRADAHLVKNYTARTLSNGVENKRALQQELGLAQHPDVMLLGVISRLADQKGLDLFADIVPELLNDGVQICLLGSGDPVLEGRFSEFAHKHLGQFATYIGYNERLAHRMEAGIDAFIMPSRYEPCGLNQMYSMAYGTPPIVRHTGGLADSVVDAGSLENMQSDATGFVFEHADAGALLHAIRRAQAFYADLDKWHKIQRNGMACDFSWNASAAHYVELYEELLRS
- the glgB gene encoding 1,4-alpha-glucan branching protein GlgB — its product is MINTNALSPDLIRIAEARHHDPFQVLGRHLHGEQEKVTLFLPGATKAVIVETGDELKRIEESDFFVWQGASDVMPERYQITATYPGGAQHTTYDPYCFPPQLGDLDLYLFGEGNHHHVYRFMGAHPDTVEGIEGVLFAVWAPNAERVSVIGDFNQWDGRRHPMRTRGGGGVWELFIPGFASGDIYKYEIRNRGHGTILQKSDPYAQQSEMRPKTASQVPVSTAYAWGDDPWLKQRSEADWLKAPLSVYEVHLSSWRRNEEREGGFLSYRELAEQLVDYVKQQGFTHIELLPVMEHPLDISWGYQTTGYFAPSRRFGLADEFRYFVDHCHQQGIGVILDWAPGHFPRDAFALAEFDGVPLYEHEDPRLGVHPDWGTLIFNYGRNEVRNFLIGSAVYWLDEFHIDGLRVDAVASMLYLDYSREPHDWIPNIHGGNENLEAIAFLQQLNKITHGEYPGTLIIAEESTTWPGVTRPVEVGGLGFSMKWNMGWMHDTLEYISNEPIHRQHHHGILTFGMLYNYTENFVLPFSHDEVVHGKGSMVRKMPGDEWQRFANLRLLYAYMWAYPGKKLLFMGSEFAQGTEWNCEKELDWYVLEYANHKGMLQLIADLNRLYKELPALHELDFYNEGFEWIDCNDAQQSVISFLRKSGDQQLVVVANFTPVPRYDYRIGVPEASAYREVLNSDSARYDGSNAGNVDLVPVDNEACMGRPCSVALTLPPLSLLILMPEKG